A stretch of Procambarus clarkii isolate CNS0578487 chromosome 20, FALCON_Pclarkii_2.0, whole genome shotgun sequence DNA encodes these proteins:
- the LOC138366748 gene encoding uncharacterized protein DDB_G0283357-like encodes MDGSHHNMGGSHYNMGGSHNNMGGSHHNMDGSHNNMNDSHHIMDGSHHNMGGSHNNNMKGSHHNMDGSHHNMDDSHHNMDGSHNNMGGSHNNMDDSHHNMGGSHYNMDGSHHNMDDSHHNMDGSHNNMGGSHNNMDDSHHNMGGSHYNMDGSHHNMDDSHHNMDDSHNNQASSSHTL; translated from the coding sequence ATGGATGGCAGCCACCACAACATGGGTGGCAGCCACTACAACATGGGTGGCAGCCACAACAACATGGGTGGCAGCCACCACAACATGGATGGCAGCCACAACAACATGAATGACAGCCACCACATCATGGATGGCAGCCATCACAACATGGGTggcagccacaacaacaacatgaagGGCAGCCACCACAACATGGATGGCAGCCACCACAACATGGATGACAGCCACCACAACATGGATGGCAGCCACAACAACATGGGTGGCAGCCACAACAACATGGATGACAGCCACCACAACATGGGTGGCAGCCACTACAACATGGATGGCAGCCACCACAACATGGATGACAGCCACCACAACATGGATGGCAGCCACAACAACATGGGTGGCAGCCACAACAACATGGATGACAGCCACCACAACATGGGTGGCAGCCACTACAACATGGATGGCAGCCACCACAACATGGATGACAGCCACCACAACATGGATGATAGCCACAACAATCAGGCCAGCAGCAGTCACACACTCTGA